The genomic stretch ggtgctcactgggcatggttgcttcggtgagttcctgcaccggatcagagccgagccgacggcagagtgccaccattgtgattgcgacttggacacggcagagcatacgctcgtcgcctgccccgcatgggaggggtggcgccgtgtcctcgtcgcaaaagtaggaaacgacttgtcgttgccgagtgttgtggcatcgatgctcggcgacgacgagtcgtggaaggcgatgctcgacttctgcgagtgcaccatctcgcagaaggaggcggcggggcgcgtgagagacgcacaatcccgccgccgtcgagcgggggccagggaggcggatctcgcccaagccctggccctctaagtgtttcgggtcccccctcacatgtcggtctggggaccggcgaggggggcctaagaagacgacgtgcaagctgctctgcacgcgttttacgcaagagcatccgggtgatggaaggccggctatcctcgacccacgctggttctggtccagcggggtattccgtaggatagctcactctaaccggcgccatctaggcgggcttcggatagcctgcggaccgagagggctggtggtcgtggcgccgacgaccgccggtccggcgtcccgagggggagggtgatgggagagatgtgctccgcactaaacgcttcacttcccccccccctttgccttttcatgagttctgtctcatgcgaggttcggacgttggttgttgagcgacaggaggttttagtcagttcgactccgacatgccccgccctccattccccagtggagggcggaagtccggcgatttcctcctgaccaaaaaaaaaaatcctaccctTTTGAGCTTATAAAGCACCTCAATATCAGCAAATGAGCATTGGAGATTGCAGTATGGCTGTAAAATATTCAGAGAGCGCAGTATAACAGTATAATATTCAGACTATGTAATTGTGAATGCTAGAGAAGTTATTGTTTATTGATTCTTACAATTTCAGATGAGCAGCCAGTACAAAGAGGTGTACTAAAAAGTaatgaaaatacaaaagaaaCATGTAAAATTGATACAAATACAGGTAatctaaagaaaaagaaaaaaacatttttaatacccAACGAAACTTTAGTtgcatataaatttttatttttaggtaaTTCTAGTCATGATCCCAACAGAGCCCCACTCAAGAAGGCAAAGTTATTAAGAAGAGAGAGAAaattggaaaaattaaaacagatggGTATTGACACCACAACCATAAGTAATTCTAGTAAAACCAAGGAAAAACAATTAGAGGATTTCATAAATGAACTTCCAGATGATCCAAAACAAAAGTTGCAGGTACTTATGAAGTCCTTGAGTTGAATTTTGTTGTAAATGATTgatataagtttttaaattgatatCTATTATGTTTGGATGTAATCAAACTACAACAAGCATTGTGACTCTGATTGTTTCCCACTTGAAAGATACTGATGATTCAAATATTCTTACATACACTATTTATTCAtgattatatctatataatatttctTGATATTGGTTAGAAAATATACTAAACCTGTAAAAACGAACATAACTTTCAAGATATTATATCTCTTTCTAGATAAAATTAGTAAGAACAAACCCACCGAGCCCTGAATGGCAGGCGACCTCAAAGCAGACTCACGCTGTTTACTTAAAATATCAAACTACTGTACATGATGATGAACCTGACAAATGTACTGAAAGTAAATTTCATGACTTCTTACTCAACAGTCCTTTATTGGTTTGTATACAATTTTCAAATATGTTATATTAGAGCAGAAGGCAGGGCAGAGGGTGTCAGGCCGCGCGGCAGGTCTCCAATACGCTGGACTGACCAGGCCAGGGCTACCACGGATTGCCCTCTACACGTAAGCACCAGATGTGCTGCTGGAAGCGAGTGGCGTCGGGTTGAAAAACTGATTACTGAAAGCGTGATTGCCACAACCAATCCGCTAAGACTACTGACGTAGAAGAATATCAAAGTCTTATGATTAAAGgtttttaatgtaattgaaattataagtgcTAGAGGATAATTGCCCGGACTTGTAGGTATAATAACCTTGTATATCTCTGCCTTAAAGGAGTAATGTTTAAacagaataaatttaataaaaactttactGCCTGATGAGCTTTTGAGGTGTCCAAattatgatctttttttttcattgtgagTACATCACTGTATATATCGTTCAGAATATCATGAGTCAGGAATCTTTCAAATAGCCCTATATCTATCAAGCAACAAAAAAGATTACATATTACAGATTATGACATCAGCGCTACTAAAGTGTGGGAATGTTACGAGAGATAAATGTCTATTATAGCTTACCGTTTATCCTCACTACATTTTGTTAAATATGAAATTTGAGGTCCTTCacgtaaaaaaaaccaaaacgatttatttaaataatagtatgcaattaaaaaaaacaatctattGACCCCGGGTTTTGTTTCAGGAAGAGTACAGTGCTAACGGGCCTCCCTGCGGCTACGGTTCTTTCCACCAACAGTATTGGCTTGACGGAAAGCTAATAGCCGTGGGGGTGATCGACATACTGCCGAAATGTGTTTCGTCTGTTTATTTCTTCTACGATCCAGATTATATGAATTTAACGCTCGGTACTTATGGAGCTCTGAGGTAGGCGTTGCATTTTTATAGATAAACCTgctattatgatttttattatttacatggtgttaagtggtcaccggtgcccatagatatcaacaacgtatataccatcacccatcttgaggcatgagttctaaagtctacGTTTTTATAGCACAGCGGTggtccagccttcaaaccgacaccAATTATTGGTTCagggcaaaaataggcaaggtgataCCTCCAGTAATAAATCGTGGACACTAATCGTTATTTTTTCCCATAAGTCTTAAATGTAGTATAGTTTCCAATCTTGCAAACAGAAAAAAAGGGCAATAATAGTTTGCCTTGTGGCAGGGGTGGGGGGAGGGTTGTGTTAGATGGAGGTCAGGAACCTCAGACAACCTGAACGTGCTAAAGAACTTGGCGACCGACTGTCCCTCTCAGTATTATAGATGTTGGTACAGAACAAGTTACGataacacataaaaaaaacatagatcgAGCCTTTTCTGAGTCCAAATTGGACGGGCTTTTCTTTATTCCTTTACCTTATTTATCATATTCAATTAGATAACCTACTTTCACATCCAAAATTAAATCAAACTTTGTTTCGTAAATCTAAATAGGGTGTCAGAATACACAGCCAGTACACTCGAAAAACGTTTCACACGTTTCGATCCAGTCGGGTGCGAGGAGAATAAAACCTCGGCATATTGCGAGGCACGCAACAGgaaaacgataaaaaatattcttcGATGCAACTTTCCTGTTATTTTGGCACGGGCCTTTAAAAAGTTTGCCAAATTTTGTGTGTTTGTGTCAAGGACACGAGCAAAACAACTCATTCTTGTTAAGGCTAAAGTTGCCTTAGTGTGCGCAGGCCCTTTTCCGCAATTGGATTTCATTAATGAGCGCTAGTTTCACTTATAAACTGGAGGGATCCAATGAGCTCTTCAACCGCTTTAGTTTTGTTTagtgcttagatgagtggacgagctcacagcccatctggtgttaagtggttactggagcacatagacatctacaacgtaaatgcaccacccgccttgagatataagccctaaggtctcagtatagttacaacggctgccccacccatcaaaccgaaacgcataactgcttcacggtagaaatgggcagggtggtgatacctacccgtgtggacccacaagaggttctatcacCAGTCAAAAGTGACCACTCTTTTCTTTGCCTACCTattgcaattattttttataattttgaggggttatgctagcttcaccGAACATGTAGACGAGCTCAGCCTGGGAGACTTTGCTAACATTTGCCCTAAACAAGAGCAGCTATTTGCTGAATCTCCCACCGGATTTGGAATTGTTCCTTCGAACGGTACATAGTGGAACTCTGCTCTAATCGAAACAAACCTACAAATTGATCTATACTGGTCGTAGGACATATCTTCAGGTACCATCATCTTGCCCTATTCCTGGTTCAAAGTAgccatgcgtttcagtttgaaggaagGAATAGTCGTTACATTATACAGCTGAGACTTCGACTTTACGCTTGAAATTAGATGCCGGCGTTCACTTGTGATATAATGGATTCCGCTGACCAcatcagtgtgtttagtgcgagtttcttaactttctcgatagcgtaaaagttaacccaattttgtatgcagttggaacagcgcccctagcggcaaacgtaagcaaacagTCCCATTCCATagaaatatgagctaactttaacgctatcgagaccgttaaaaaactcgcattaagcacactggtcgACCAGCCTGAGTGTGCTTACGtccgtgagcgacggtaaccactatccgatgggccttatgctcgtctacctacgaTTACATTAATTAGAAAATTGCATAAACCCTTTCTCATAATTTGAAAAAGGTCGGATGTACGATACGAaattaaaggataagacgtctggtgcattcgtgttgagcgatgcaccggtgttcgaatctcagacgggtatcaatttttctaatgaaatacgtattctacaaatgttcacggttcacttccacggtgaaggaataacatcgtgtaataaaaatcaaacccgcaaaattataatttgcgtaattactggtggtaggacctcttgtgagtccgcgcggataggtaccaccaccctgtctatttctgccgtgaagcagtaatgcgtttcggtttgaagggtggggtagctgttgtaactatactgagaacttagaacttatatctcaaggtgtgtggcgcatttacgttgtagatgtctatgggttccagtaaccacttaacaccaggtgggctgtgagctcgtccacctaagcatctaagcaataaaaaaaatctgtgtgTTCTTCACGGTATACATATTACGCAATATAAGAGTTTGTACTAATTATTGCAATTTCTTTATAGGGAAATCGAGTTCACAAGGTATCTGCACTCATTATGCCCGGATATTCAATATTACTATATGGGCTTTTACATACACTCTTGTCAAAAAATGAGGTACAAAGGGAACTTTCACCCCTCAGACTTGTTGTGCCCAGAGACTTACAAGTGGTTCCCGTTGAAGGATTGTATTCCTAAGTTGGAACTATCGCCGTATTCAAGATTGGACCCCGACATAGACAGTTTAGATACAAATCATCCTACTGAAGAGGATATTAATGATATACCGGTGTGGGTCAGTGGATCCGTGATGCTCTACAAAGTATTCAGGAGAAGCCTTATCTCGCGACGAGATGACAAAAGCGAAGTCCTCGAGTACGCGCGTTTTGTTGGAGCTAAAACAGCCAAAAGTCTGATACTAGTTAGATAATTTTAACTGTTGTTCAATTTATAGTTTAATATTTGTTGATAGCTATAGGTTGAATTGTTTAATTAAACGTTTGAACTTTTAATAGAGATTTCGCTTTATAGCAAGTGTTTCTTAGTAGGATAggacttaaaataatattaatgcattaaatttgttttatttctttgttttctgCACTTTTTGTCaccatatttattaaaaaaaaaacggtacttATTTGGGAATTTTCGTGGTATTAGATTCATCCACTAATATCATATTATGTACTTACCCTtacttaaatgtttatttattctacTACTGATTTTTGTCTTTGAgttaaacatattaaattaatatacgtAGTGTAGCTATGCGTAGATTACCTATTATTAGATAACCTACCTCTTTGTTCGAATACCAATTTCCGttgtatttttgttaataaatttggTAAATAATGGCAGTGTTCACTAACCCTAGTTTACATCGTATgtgaagttaaataaaaaataacgtgGTTTAAAACAAAATGGTATTTTCCTTACATAATTAAGACCATTACTCATTAAGAGCGTGATTTTCGTTTTTTGACGTAAATAACTCTTTTCACAATGCGTGATGCTAATGCtcattcaaaaaatattttcaaaaacgcTTTTATGTCATCGGTATTACCTATCACTAATAATCTATCTCATTGTCACTTGTAAAACTGCAGAAATGCGCCGCCAGGAATTCAGGCCTCTTAATCAAAAGTCAACTGTCAAAAGATAATTTTCTTTAACAATATTTCAGTTTTACATCTATagaagtaaaaatgaatattaacagAATAATTATTAATGTCTGCGCATACAGaggattttttgtttgtttaaagtaaCCCGCAAACATTAACCTTTCTCGACTTATTTGTtagaaaaatgtaatatttaattatatctctgataaatgtaaataatttactaCTGTACTTATTGTAGGTActtaatatagaaaaaatatataattaaacatGTTTTCACCTGTTTCATTTTGATCAAAACAACTGTTTGTACATGATAATTCATAAATCATAATTCTGAAAAAAGAATTCACCGATAATTCCCTTTTATGTATCTGCGTAGGCCATGTTATAAGTAAATGAGAATCGGTATAGCGATTCTGGTTAATTCAACCACTGCCAAGGTTTCAATAATGGTTTCAATGCATTTTTTACGTCTACGTCACGTTAAGACGGAAGTTAGAGTTCACAGTGTTTTCTTATGTggaggaaggattactggtggcctggagggcTCGCAGGTTTTACTAGGACATATGGGTGTGAACGGGCTTAGCTAGGAGCTTAGACTTGTTGTGCATGTGAGGTAGAcgtaacaactcaagggcagctgcttcgcgaatgaatctactaccggaagtTCACAGTGTACTGTCTACGGTAGCGTCGGATGCTTCGTGACCTCATCTCTGCTTAGTGACGCTAATAAAAACAATGATGTTCATTACTGAGTAATCTTTACTAGCAAACAAAAAAGTTGGCTCGCTGTTTCAACAGTTTAGATAGATTTCTGCAAGCTGTGAAGTGAGTGAACGAGTTGTTGAcctcaattttttttgtccatatTGCCGGTTCACAAAAAATCacattattgaaaaaacaagcaataagcaatttaataaagGCTTCGGAAGTTTCAACTCTGTGTCTAtattactacatagtataaaacaaagtcgctttctctgtccctatatttgtccctatgtatgcttaaatttttaaatctacgcaacggattttgatgcggttttttttaatagatagagtgattgaaggggaaggtttatatgtataataacatccattcaatagtggagaaatcaataataaattacagtttccgaagcgaagcgagggcgggtcgctagttaatataTATGGAATATATCACTGTGATAACAAATAAAGGAGACCTCGATACAGAGATAAATGCTCGGGTTAGTGCTGCTTCGGTGGCGTTTGGTAAGCTCCGGGATAAAGTGTTTCGTTCGCATGACCTTTCTctaaacactaaaataaaagtGTACATGTCAATTGTGTTGTCTAATCACTTATACTCCTCAGAAATATGGTGTTTGTATCGCAAACATATACGCGTGTTGGATAAATTTCACCTTAAATACCTCCGAGATATAATGAACATATCGTGGTCAGATCGTGTCAGGAATACGGAGCTTTAAAGAAGAGCCAGTATTGGCCGTATATTGATGACCCCTCTCGTTGGGAGTCCCAAGCACAGAATCGCTTGGTGCAGCAGGGTGTGTATGTCTTTGAAAACGACAGGAGGCGCGAACTGGACGACAgacaaaaaaactgaaaaatagacTGCCTTCCACCATTTTTTACAACTTCGTGGTTGGTGTTCTTACGTATAGCTTCTGTTTGCGCACGTTTAAGAACAAGATAGGCTACCATAGCCATATTAGAGCGCACGAGAGGCGCGGACATTAGCTTTAAAGTTATTAAACAGAAAATTTTGGTCGCCGTTGCCGAAACCGGCTTGGAACCATGATATCATTGTGATGTGTGAAAAAAGCAATCGTCACTGTCACAGCCGCTGTCGCGACGATTAAACTGTCAAACGAGTCGAGTGCTGCTCAAAATAAATGATAGGAACACGTTCTTTGAGcatgtttattaaaaaactacTGCTGAAGTGGGCAAATTTCGGCAATGGTGTCCTGTTAGGCTAGAGGGCATGCATTGATCTATTCAATGTCTATtttgcgtaattttttttttatttttttttataaagaatttggctccaacgccttaggcattgattttgccaatgtcgaagtatttacaaaaatggcaggtgcttagagagaaaaaaaaatactaaatctaaatacaaataaatttggccagtttttccatacgctaatctgtggttttaagagcagcacaaacaaatatatgttaaactaactactttagagataaaaatttacacagaatatttacatgttttgAATAGACTAAAGTTAATAAGCAATTAAACTATCATTTGACGAAAACATCTGCtgtattaaatatgttttctttatattaCACGTCTCCAAACCCTAACCAGATACGTGCTAACcataacattaataataattaggagGCATTTAAATGGCATTTAGATTTGTTACTTGAAATCCAAAGAATTTTTATACCATTGGATGATTATTCTACTAGGT from Bombyx mori chromosome 3, ASM3026992v2 encodes the following:
- the LOC101740113 gene encoding arginyl-tRNA--protein transferase 1, translated to MLRSIVEYYAEHERYKCGYCKNLDTNYSHGLWTHSLTAQDYQDLIDRGWRRSGKYCYKPTLNITCCPMYTIRCQALKFKATKSQKKILKKFNKHLLGQNESHRKMSTCSSSSETLNETCQNGAEQFMLCTRDHTKINVDDIKFIDEDDRFLGDNEQPVQRGVLKSNENTKETCKIDTNTGNSSHDPNRAPLKKAKLLRRERKLEKLKQMGIDTTTISNSSKTKEKQLEDFINELPDDPKQKLQIKLVRTNPPSPEWQATSKQTHAVYLKYQTTVHDDEPDKCTESKFHDFLLNSPLLEEYSANGPPCGYGSFHQQYWLDGKLIAVGVIDILPKCVSSVYFFYDPDYMNLTLGTYGALREIEFTRYLHSLCPDIQYYYMGFYIHSCQKMRYKGNFHPSDLLCPETYKWFPLKDCIPKLELSPYSRLDPDIDSLDTNHPTEEDINDIPVWVSGSVMLYKVFRRSLISRRDDKSEVLEYARFVGAKTAKSLILVR